From the Kitasatospora viridis genome, one window contains:
- the ftsE gene encoding cell division ATP-binding protein FtsE — protein MIRFDNVSKTYPKQNRPALSEVSLEIEKGEFVFLVGSSGSGKSTFLRLCLREERPSTGEVHVLGKDLGKLSNWKVPHMRRQLGTVFQDFRLLPNKTVAQNVAFALEVIGKPKSAINKVVPEVLDLVGLGGKEDRMPGELSGGEQQRVAIARAFVNRPMLLIADEPTGNLDPQNSVGIMKLLDRINRTGTTVLMATHDQAIVDQMRKRVIELDKGLLVRDQARGVYGYQH, from the coding sequence GTGATCAGATTCGACAACGTTTCCAAGACCTATCCCAAGCAGAACCGCCCCGCCCTGTCGGAGGTCTCGCTGGAGATCGAGAAGGGCGAGTTCGTCTTCCTGGTCGGCTCCTCCGGCTCGGGCAAGTCCACCTTCCTGCGGCTGTGCCTGCGCGAGGAGCGCCCGTCCACCGGCGAGGTGCACGTGCTGGGCAAGGACCTGGGCAAGCTGTCCAACTGGAAGGTGCCCCACATGCGGCGCCAACTGGGCACCGTGTTCCAGGACTTCCGGTTGCTGCCGAACAAGACCGTGGCGCAGAACGTGGCGTTCGCGCTGGAGGTCATCGGCAAGCCGAAGAGCGCCATCAACAAGGTGGTGCCCGAGGTGCTCGACCTGGTCGGCCTCGGCGGTAAGGAGGACCGGATGCCGGGTGAGCTCTCCGGTGGTGAGCAGCAGCGCGTGGCGATCGCCCGGGCCTTCGTCAACCGTCCGATGCTGCTGATCGCGGACGAGCCGACCGGAAACCTCGACCCGCAGAACTCGGTCGGCATCATGAAGCTGCTCGACCGGATCAACCGCACCGGGACCACGGTGCTGATGGCCACTCACGACCAGGCCATCGTGGACCAGATGCGCAAGCGCGTCATCGAGCTCGACAAGGGTCTGCTGGTCCGCGACCAGGCCCGCGGCGTCTACGGATACCAGCACTGA
- the ftsX gene encoding permease-like cell division protein FtsX, which produces MRAQFVLSEIGVGLRRNLTMTIAVVVSVALSLALAGASLLVRDQVNSMKGYWYDKVEVSIYFCTKADAKTAPQCADGAATDDEIAAVKAGLDKLTPSVVKNSTFETQAEAYKHWKDMNPDSALVSVLGADAIPSSWRVKLQDPTRFDIIQSQFAGQKGVRSVEDQRQILENLFGLLNGLQTAAFVIMLLMLSVALLLIVNTVRVSAFSRRRETGIMRLVGASNFYVQMPFIAEAAFAALLGAVLASGLLLLGNFGVQHWLAHRVQFIQFIGLSSVLQVIPLLMVAGMAMAAVAAFLTLRKYLKV; this is translated from the coding sequence ATGCGCGCCCAGTTCGTCCTGTCGGAGATCGGTGTGGGTCTCCGCCGCAACCTGACCATGACCATCGCCGTCGTGGTCAGCGTCGCGCTCTCCCTCGCCCTCGCCGGGGCCTCCCTCCTCGTCCGCGACCAGGTCAACTCCATGAAGGGGTACTGGTACGACAAGGTCGAGGTGAGCATCTACTTCTGTACGAAGGCGGATGCCAAGACCGCCCCGCAGTGCGCCGACGGCGCGGCCACCGACGACGAGATCGCCGCGGTCAAGGCGGGGCTCGACAAGCTGACCCCGTCGGTGGTGAAGAACTCGACCTTCGAGACCCAGGCCGAGGCCTACAAGCACTGGAAGGACATGAATCCGGACAGCGCCCTGGTCTCCGTGCTGGGCGCCGACGCGATCCCGTCCTCCTGGCGGGTCAAACTCCAGGACCCGACCCGGTTCGACATCATCCAGAGCCAGTTCGCCGGGCAGAAGGGCGTGCGCTCGGTCGAGGACCAACGGCAGATCCTGGAGAACCTGTTCGGCCTGTTGAACGGCCTGCAGACCGCGGCCTTCGTGATCATGCTGTTGATGCTCTCGGTGGCGCTGCTACTGATCGTCAACACGGTCCGGGTGTCGGCCTTCAGTCGAAGGCGTGAGACCGGCATCATGCGACTGGTCGGCGCCTCCAACTTCTACGTCCAGATGCCGTTCATCGCCGAAGCGGCGTTCGCGGCACTCCTGGGCGCGGTACTGGCCTCCGGCCTGCTGCTGCTGGGTAACTTCGGCGTGCAGCACTGGCTGGCCCACCGGGTGCAGTTCATCCAGTTCATCGGGCTCTCCTCGGTGCTCCAGGTGATCCCGCTGCTGATGGTGGCCGGCATGGCGATGGCCGCGGTGGCGGCCTTCCTCACCCTGCGCAAGTACCTCAAGGTCTGA
- a CDS encoding S41 family peptidase codes for MTASSWRAARRGAGLTVVFGLLLVGGSAAGAWGDRAAPLPGRPGSADAAPAALSPDQAEHLVASGSDRWAAYYSAQDYADFARGLDGQYLGVGLVVDRAQDGGTVIAEVPAGSPADRAGIAAGDRLLAVDGTPVDGLPVTEVVARLRGRADGGAPAVPGSSVLLAVRRPGGPVRQLTVGRAVLAAQDVEQDQPAPGVLRISVHAFTSGVGEQVRDVLRGTPHRGVLLDLRGNSGGLLDEAAATASVFLDGGPIASYQVGGELRELTAPPGGDTATPLVVLVDGGTMSAAELLAGALQDRCRAVLVGTRTFGKGTVQQPTRLADGSVLERTVGRYYTPQGRSPDGTGLLPDVPAADPAAAERLALHVLTGLGPDPSGGR; via the coding sequence ATGACCGCAAGCTCGTGGCGGGCGGCGCGCCGGGGAGCCGGGCTGACCGTGGTGTTCGGCCTGCTGCTGGTCGGCGGGTCGGCGGCCGGCGCCTGGGGCGACCGCGCCGCGCCGCTGCCGGGCCGGCCCGGATCGGCGGACGCGGCACCCGCCGCGCTCTCCCCGGACCAGGCCGAGCACCTGGTGGCCAGCGGCTCCGACCGCTGGGCCGCCTACTACAGCGCCCAGGACTACGCCGACTTCGCCCGCGGGCTGGACGGCCAGTACCTGGGCGTCGGCCTGGTCGTGGACCGCGCCCAGGACGGCGGCACGGTGATCGCCGAGGTGCCGGCCGGCTCCCCGGCCGACCGGGCGGGGATCGCGGCCGGCGACCGGCTGCTCGCGGTGGACGGGACCCCGGTGGACGGCCTGCCGGTCACCGAGGTGGTGGCCCGGCTGCGCGGCCGCGCGGACGGCGGCGCCCCGGCCGTCCCCGGCTCCTCGGTGCTGCTGGCGGTGCGCCGGCCGGGCGGACCGGTCCGGCAGCTGACGGTGGGTCGGGCGGTGCTGGCCGCGCAGGACGTCGAGCAGGACCAGCCGGCCCCCGGGGTGCTGCGGATCAGCGTGCACGCCTTCACCAGCGGCGTCGGCGAGCAGGTCCGCGACGTGCTGCGCGGCACCCCGCACCGCGGTGTGCTGCTGGACCTGCGCGGCAACTCCGGCGGCCTGCTGGACGAGGCGGCGGCCACCGCCTCGGTCTTCCTGGACGGCGGGCCGATCGCCTCCTACCAGGTGGGCGGCGAGCTGCGGGAGCTGACCGCGCCGCCCGGCGGCGACACCGCGACCCCGCTGGTGGTGCTGGTGGACGGCGGCACCATGAGCGCGGCCGAACTGCTGGCCGGCGCGCTGCAGGACCGCTGCCGCGCGGTGCTGGTCGGCACCCGGACCTTCGGCAAGGGCACCGTGCAGCAGCCGACCCGGCTGGCCGACGGCTCGGTGCTGGAACGCACCGTCGGCCGCTACTACACCCCGCAGGGCCGCTCCCCGGACGGCACCGGCCTGCTGCCCGACGTGCCGGCGGCCGATCCGGCGGCGGCCGAGCGGCTGGCCCTGCACGTGCTGACCGGCCTGGGCCCCGACCCGTCGGGCGGCCGGTAA
- the smpB gene encoding SsrA-binding protein SmpB → MAKETGQKLIAQNKRARHEYTILDTYECGMVLTGTEVKSLREGRANLVDGYAYTQGGEVWIDNVFIPEYFQGTWTNHSARRKRKLLLHKLEIRKLEAKTKDAGHTLVPLSLYFKDGRVKLELALAVGKKLYDKRQTLREKQDTRETARAVAAARRRQG, encoded by the coding sequence ATGGCAAAGGAAACGGGACAGAAGCTGATCGCGCAGAACAAGCGGGCGCGACACGAGTACACCATCCTCGACACCTACGAGTGCGGAATGGTGCTCACCGGCACCGAGGTGAAGTCGCTGCGCGAGGGCCGGGCCAACCTGGTCGACGGGTACGCCTACACCCAGGGCGGCGAGGTGTGGATCGACAATGTCTTCATCCCGGAGTACTTCCAGGGGACGTGGACCAACCACTCGGCGCGGCGCAAGCGCAAGCTGCTGCTGCACAAGCTGGAGATCCGCAAGCTGGAGGCGAAGACCAAGGACGCCGGCCACACCCTGGTGCCGCTGTCGCTGTACTTCAAGGACGGCCGGGTCAAGCTGGAGCTGGCCCTCGCGGTCGGCAAGAAGCTGTACGACAAGCGCCAGACCCTGCGCGAGAAGCAGGACACCCGGGAGACCGCCCGCGCGGTCGCCGCCGCGCGCCGCCGGCAGGGCTGA